In one window of Leptospira sp. WS92.C1 DNA:
- a CDS encoding D-alanine--D-alanine ligase, producing the protein MAKIVVFFGGSSTEHSISIRTGCFICKTLHTMGHSVKPILLTQDGGWVVPLEYRFQIPFASVNSPDSFLDEFQRMNDVSISKNLSSLDADLVFLGLHGGMGEDGSIQGFLSVLGVPYTGSGVTASAIAMDKTRANQIFLQSGQKVAPYFEIGRAEYLSSPETAVSKLESLGFPQFLKPVEGGSSVSTHKIANSAQLAQSLKEMFASDTKVLSQAFLEGTEVSCGVLERYRDGELRTIALPATEIVPGGEFFDFESKYKSGGSNEITPARIPDTQMKKVQELAISAHKSLGCRGYSRTDFIIVNGEPHILETNTLPGMTETSLIPQQAKAAGISMEEVFADLIEIGFKHSLD; encoded by the coding sequence TTGGCTAAGATCGTTGTCTTTTTTGGTGGCAGTTCTACGGAACACAGTATCTCGATTCGAACCGGTTGTTTTATTTGTAAAACTTTGCATACTATGGGACATTCGGTCAAACCCATTCTCTTGACTCAAGACGGAGGCTGGGTGGTTCCTTTAGAATATCGGTTTCAGATTCCATTTGCGTCAGTCAATTCCCCGGATTCTTTTTTAGATGAGTTTCAAAGAATGAACGACGTCTCAATTTCTAAAAACCTATCCTCCTTGGACGCCGATCTTGTCTTTCTCGGACTTCACGGTGGAATGGGGGAGGACGGTTCGATTCAGGGATTCTTGAGCGTTTTGGGTGTTCCTTATACCGGTTCGGGGGTGACGGCTTCCGCGATCGCGATGGATAAGACGAGGGCAAATCAGATTTTTCTGCAATCCGGTCAGAAGGTGGCTCCGTATTTTGAAATTGGAAGGGCTGAATATTTAAGTTCCCCGGAGACGGCCGTTTCCAAACTGGAGTCTTTGGGTTTTCCGCAATTTTTGAAACCGGTGGAAGGTGGATCCAGTGTTTCGACGCACAAGATCGCAAATTCCGCTCAGCTTGCGCAATCTCTCAAGGAGATGTTTGCATCCGATACAAAGGTATTGAGTCAGGCTTTTTTAGAGGGAACCGAAGTTTCCTGCGGAGTTCTGGAACGATACAGAGACGGGGAATTGAGAACAATCGCGTTACCCGCAACTGAGATTGTTCCCGGCGGAGAATTTTTTGATTTCGAATCCAAATACAAATCGGGCGGATCCAACGAGATCACACCGGCGCGGATTCCCGATACGCAAATGAAGAAAGTTCAAGAGCTTGCGATTTCCGCGCATAAATCCCTCGGATGTAGGGGTTATTCCAGAACCGATTTTATCATCGTAAACGGAGAGCCGCATATTCTTGAGACCAACACGTTACCCGGAATGACGGAGACAAGTTTGATTCCTCAACAGGCAAAAGCGGCGGGAATTTCGATGGAAGAGGTTTTTGCCGATCTCATTGAGATCGGCTTTAAACATTCCCTCGATTAG
- a CDS encoding NAD(P)-dependent oxidoreductase, giving the protein MGRGMAYNLIQAGQKVKLYSRSPQKIQVLQGEYSTIHDSPSEAAKEADLVVLCLTEDAVVEKEIFSSGLLETKPKIVIDCGTTSLPLTYRLFKECVHRGIRFYDSPMTGSKNAARDGQILFMLGAHKEETEDIQFFFHVCGKDVIYCGTVGDGQKAKLALNMIQAGIFQVYMEGFQLAQDSGVETSILRDILLQSAAKSGIAEFKFPFVFSANYETHFSLKNMRKDVYHAMELAKKSKTNLSLCKNLPEIYDAGMKAGLGENDFCSLNEVTAKIRPPKSKNP; this is encoded by the coding sequence ATGGGTCGCGGAATGGCCTACAATTTAATTCAAGCGGGGCAAAAGGTAAAACTATACTCCCGGAGTCCGCAAAAAATCCAGGTTCTTCAAGGGGAATATTCCACAATCCATGATTCTCCTTCGGAAGCTGCCAAAGAAGCAGATTTGGTAGTTCTGTGTCTGACCGAAGATGCTGTCGTAGAAAAAGAAATATTTTCTTCCGGTCTATTGGAAACAAAACCGAAGATTGTTATCGACTGCGGAACGACGTCGCTTCCACTCACCTACAGGCTTTTCAAGGAATGCGTACATCGTGGGATTCGCTTTTACGATTCTCCGATGACGGGTTCTAAAAACGCGGCGAGAGACGGACAAATCCTTTTTATGTTAGGCGCTCACAAGGAAGAAACGGAAGACATTCAATTCTTCTTTCATGTTTGCGGAAAAGACGTAATCTATTGCGGAACCGTCGGAGACGGTCAAAAAGCAAAATTAGCTTTAAACATGATTCAAGCGGGAATTTTTCAGGTTTATATGGAAGGATTTCAACTGGCACAGGACTCGGGAGTGGAAACTTCGATCTTAAGGGACATCCTTCTTCAATCCGCTGCAAAATCCGGAATCGCAGAATTCAAGTTTCCGTTCGTATTTTCCGCAAACTATGAAACTCATTTTTCTCTCAAGAATATGAGAAAGGATGTTTATCACGCGATGGAGCTCGCCAAAAAATCAAAAACAAACCTTTCTCTTTGCAAAAATCTTCCGGAGATCTATGACGCCGGAATGAAAGCCGGGCTTGGTGAAAACGATTTTTGCAGCCTGAACGAGGTCACAGCGAAGATCCGTCCTCCCAAATCAAAGAATCCGTAA
- a CDS encoding MlaD family protein: MSSLRYLLVGIIFTAAVSVVGYFTIVTEGGPVKKRGEFMKITFRNAEGIKVGNKVTVQGVPFGYVSAIRLIQIDENGAEVQTGEPGIATRVEITLLLREKIRLYDNYDIIIKNESLLTGRVISIDPGTIDPESQKLKTRSTPVTMIDYKVSGALKGRVLQDPLVSLSELISENRGDIRKTFSNIADITTKINTGDGSLGRLINNDDVHKNVNTVLTDAQIVLRELREGLEDTREQAPVTSFIRAALSAF, translated from the coding sequence ATGAGTTCGCTTCGTTATTTACTCGTCGGAATCATTTTTACTGCCGCGGTCAGTGTGGTGGGATATTTTACGATCGTTACCGAAGGCGGTCCCGTAAAAAAACGCGGGGAATTTATGAAAATCACGTTTCGAAATGCAGAAGGAATCAAGGTCGGAAACAAAGTCACCGTTCAGGGGGTTCCTTTCGGTTATGTTTCCGCGATCCGCCTTATACAAATCGACGAAAACGGCGCAGAAGTTCAAACCGGAGAACCCGGAATCGCCACCAGGGTGGAAATCACCCTTCTTCTTAGGGAAAAAATCAGGCTCTACGACAACTACGATATCATTATCAAAAACGAAAGTCTTCTTACGGGACGAGTGATTTCCATAGACCCCGGAACCATCGATCCCGAATCTCAAAAACTAAAAACAAGATCCACGCCCGTAACCATGATCGATTACAAGGTTTCGGGAGCTCTCAAAGGAAGGGTTTTACAGGACCCACTTGTCAGTTTATCCGAGCTCATTTCCGAGAATCGAGGAGACATTCGGAAGACATTCTCCAATATCGCGGACATCACAACCAAAATCAATACCGGAGATGGAAGTTTGGGACGTTTGATTAACAACGACGACGTTCATAAAAACGTGAATACCGTTTTGACGGACGCACAAATCGTATTAAGGGAACTCAGAGAAGGATTGGAAGACACAAGAGAGCAAGCCCCGGTCACAAGCTTTATCAGAGCCGCATTGAGTGCTTTTTAA
- a CDS encoding O-acetylhomoserine aminocarboxypropyltransferase/cysteine synthase family protein, which produces MPRSYKPETIALHGGQSPDPTTGSRAVPLYQTTSYVFKDTDHAARLFGLQEFGNIYTRIMNPTTDVLEQRVAALEGGVAAVATASGQAAETLALLNIVEHGQEIVAATSLYGGTYNLLHYTFPKLGIKVHFVDPSDPENFRKAVNDKTRAFFAETVGNPKLDTLDIAAVAKIAHESGVPLIVDNTLPSPYLVNPIEHGADIVVHSLTKFLGGHGTSIGGIIIDSGKFNWGNGKFKNFTEPDPSYHGLKFWDVFGKFEPFGGVNIAYIIKARVQGLRDTGASLSPFNAWQILQGVETLPLRLIKHSENTLAVAEYLSKHPKVTWVNYPGLKTNKNYALAKKYHKRDLYGAILGFGIKGGVAEAKKFIDGLELFSLLANVGDAKSLAIHPASTTHQQLTPEEQIAAGVTPDFIRLSVGLENIDDILFDLEEALKKV; this is translated from the coding sequence ATGCCTAGAAGTTATAAACCAGAAACCATCGCACTCCACGGAGGACAATCACCGGATCCGACCACAGGATCCCGGGCAGTTCCTCTTTACCAAACAACCTCATATGTCTTTAAAGACACAGATCACGCGGCGCGACTTTTCGGACTGCAAGAATTTGGAAATATCTACACAAGAATTATGAACCCGACCACGGACGTGTTGGAACAAAGAGTAGCGGCTCTCGAAGGCGGGGTAGCAGCGGTTGCAACCGCTTCCGGTCAGGCTGCGGAAACCCTTGCCCTTCTCAACATTGTGGAACACGGACAAGAAATCGTGGCCGCAACCTCTCTGTATGGCGGAACATACAATCTGCTTCACTATACGTTTCCAAAACTTGGAATCAAGGTTCACTTTGTGGATCCATCCGATCCGGAAAACTTTCGTAAGGCAGTAAATGATAAAACCCGCGCTTTTTTTGCCGAGACAGTAGGAAATCCAAAGTTAGACACATTGGACATCGCCGCGGTTGCAAAGATCGCTCATGAGTCCGGAGTTCCATTGATCGTGGACAATACGTTACCATCTCCTTATTTGGTCAATCCGATCGAACACGGAGCGGATATCGTGGTACATTCCCTTACTAAATTCCTGGGTGGTCACGGAACTTCGATCGGAGGAATCATCATCGACTCCGGTAAGTTTAACTGGGGCAATGGTAAGTTTAAGAATTTTACCGAACCGGATCCAAGCTATCATGGATTGAAATTTTGGGATGTATTTGGAAAGTTCGAACCGTTCGGCGGAGTCAATATCGCTTATATCATCAAAGCAAGAGTACAGGGTCTGAGAGATACGGGCGCGTCTCTTTCTCCGTTCAACGCTTGGCAGATTTTGCAAGGTGTCGAAACACTTCCTCTTCGTCTCATAAAACATTCCGAAAACACGTTAGCGGTCGCTGAATACCTGAGTAAACATCCAAAAGTAACCTGGGTGAATTATCCTGGCTTGAAAACGAACAAGAACTACGCTCTTGCAAAAAAATACCATAAGAGAGATCTTTATGGTGCGATTTTGGGATTCGGAATCAAAGGCGGAGTTGCTGAGGCGAAAAAGTTCATCGACGGACTTGAACTCTTTTCTCTTCTCGCAAACGTTGGAGATGCAAAATCTCTCGCAATTCATCCGGCTTCTACAACTCACCAACAGTTGACTCCGGAAGAACAGATCGCAGCGGGTGTGACTCCGGACTTCATTCGTTTGTCTGTAGGTTTGGAAAACATCGATGACATTCTTTTCGATCTGGAAGAAGCTCTGAAGAAAGTTTGA
- a CDS encoding GDYXXLXY domain-containing protein, which yields MKTFKVLLTLALVIPVAFFVSEIVYLEFVRNLGKELILPVSGYDPRDLLSGHYLRYNIEYQTYSACSNDRSDSSSKFQKNETHCICYSHPGRIEAGAGTFVEDCNPNTLQDKKICKLYLRGECRYGRFTIGNERFYVNETRALEYEKRLRNQNVHIRLKVETDGKALTDSLIWEDGSSL from the coding sequence ATGAAAACGTTCAAAGTTCTTTTGACACTCGCGTTGGTTATCCCCGTTGCATTTTTCGTTTCCGAGATCGTATATTTGGAATTCGTGAGGAACTTGGGTAAGGAATTGATCCTGCCCGTTTCCGGTTACGATCCGAGAGATCTTTTGTCCGGACATTATCTGAGATACAATATCGAATACCAAACTTACTCCGCTTGTTCAAACGATCGTTCCGATTCTTCTTCCAAGTTTCAGAAAAATGAAACTCACTGCATTTGTTATTCTCATCCAGGCAGAATCGAAGCGGGAGCCGGAACTTTTGTCGAGGACTGCAATCCCAATACTCTTCAAGATAAAAAGATCTGTAAGTTGTATCTTCGAGGAGAATGTAGATACGGAAGATTTACGATCGGCAATGAACGTTTTTATGTGAATGAAACAAGAGCGTTAGAATATGAAAAACGTCTGAGAAATCAAAACGTGCATATCCGTCTCAAGGTAGAGACGGATGGAAAAGCCCTTACGGATTCTTTGATTTGGGAGGACGGATCTTCGCTGTGA
- a CDS encoding homoserine O-acetyltransferase gives MREPGSIGIVETKYSEFKELPLDNGSVLSPVVIAYETYGQLSPKKDNAILICHALSGDAHAAGFHSESDKRPGWWDDYIGPGKSFDTNQYFIICSNVIGGCKGSSGPLSIHPPTGTPYGSRFPFVSIQDMVRAQKLLVESFGISRLFCVAGGSMGGMQALEWSIAYPDYLLNCIVMASSAEHSAMQIAFNEVGRQAILSDPNWNNGLYEENAAPRKGLALARMVGHITYLSDDKMREKFGRNPPRGNILTTDFAVGSYLIYQGESFVDRFDANSYIYVTKALDHYSLGKGKDLTAALSPATCRFLVVSYSSDWLYPPAQSREIVKSLEAADKRVFYLELQSGEGHDSFLLINSKQIEILKGFLENPI, from the coding sequence ATACGGGAACCTGGATCCATCGGAATCGTTGAGACAAAATACTCCGAGTTCAAAGAACTTCCTTTGGACAATGGATCCGTTTTATCCCCGGTAGTAATCGCATATGAAACCTACGGACAACTTTCTCCAAAAAAAGATAACGCAATCCTAATCTGCCACGCGCTTTCCGGAGATGCGCACGCGGCCGGTTTCCATTCGGAATCCGATAAAAGACCGGGCTGGTGGGACGACTATATCGGCCCCGGCAAATCCTTTGATACAAATCAATATTTCATCATCTGCTCAAACGTAATCGGAGGATGTAAGGGTTCTTCGGGACCTCTTTCCATCCATCCCCCAACGGGAACTCCCTACGGCTCTCGTTTCCCGTTTGTTTCCATCCAAGACATGGTCCGCGCTCAAAAACTTTTGGTAGAATCCTTTGGAATTTCCCGTTTGTTCTGCGTCGCGGGTGGTTCTATGGGAGGGATGCAGGCTTTGGAATGGAGCATTGCCTATCCCGATTATCTCCTAAATTGTATTGTTATGGCTTCGAGTGCGGAACATTCCGCGATGCAGATCGCATTCAACGAAGTGGGAAGACAGGCGATTCTTTCCGATCCAAACTGGAACAACGGTTTGTATGAGGAAAACGCGGCTCCTAGAAAGGGTCTCGCGCTTGCGAGAATGGTCGGTCATATTACCTATCTTTCCGACGATAAGATGCGCGAAAAATTTGGCAGGAATCCGCCGAGAGGAAACATCCTAACGACCGACTTTGCGGTAGGAAGTTATCTCATCTATCAAGGGGAAAGTTTTGTAGATCGTTTCGACGCGAATTCTTATATCTATGTGACCAAGGCGCTCGATCATTATAGCCTGGGAAAAGGTAAGGACTTGACCGCGGCACTTTCTCCGGCGACTTGCAGATTTTTGGTAGTATCATACAGCTCGGATTGGTTGTATCCTCCGGCTCAATCCAGAGAAATCGTAAAGTCGTTGGAAGCTGCCGATAAAAGAGTGTTTTATTTGGAACTCCAATCCGGAGAAGGACACGATTCCTTTCTTTTAATCAATTCTAAACAGATCGAAATCCTAAAGGGATTTTTGGAAAATCCAATCTAA
- a CDS encoding MlaE family ABC transporter permease produces the protein MIETLKSSLTEFFYASGFTILLVYESILNLPHSFFKRKEILDQMYITGVGSISVVSIVAVFTGMIMSLNTGLGLKDFGAEGQIGLLMTITLTREMSPFMTALILAASIGSAMAAEIGTMKVSEEVDALEVMSIDPVRYLIFPRIVGFSIMVPVLCVYSTILGIIGGAIVGYFQLGIDYFTYFRDVFDRVASIPGLKDLYVGILKGFIFGIIVSAISCSHGLRTSGGAIGVGRATRESVVTSFLMVIFTGYMITAILYRD, from the coding sequence ATGATCGAAACACTGAAATCCAGTTTAACCGAATTTTTTTATGCGAGCGGATTTACAATTCTTTTAGTATATGAAAGTATTCTAAATCTTCCACATAGCTTTTTTAAAAGAAAAGAAATTCTGGATCAAATGTACATCACCGGAGTTGGAAGTATTTCCGTAGTTTCCATCGTGGCTGTATTTACCGGAATGATCATGTCCTTAAACACCGGGTTGGGTCTAAAGGATTTCGGAGCCGAAGGACAGATCGGCCTTTTGATGACGATCACCCTGACGCGGGAAATGTCTCCCTTTATGACTGCGTTGATTTTGGCCGCTTCTATCGGCTCCGCGATGGCAGCCGAAATCGGAACCATGAAAGTTTCCGAAGAGGTAGACGCTTTGGAAGTGATGTCGATCGATCCGGTGCGTTATCTGATCTTTCCAAGGATTGTCGGGTTCTCTATCATGGTTCCGGTTCTTTGTGTTTATTCGACAATCTTAGGAATTATAGGCGGGGCGATCGTAGGTTATTTTCAACTGGGAATCGATTACTTTACCTATTTTAGGGACGTCTTTGATCGTGTAGCGTCCATTCCGGGTCTCAAAGATTTATATGTCGGAATTTTAAAGGGTTTTATTTTCGGAATCATCGTCTCTGCGATTTCCTGTTCTCACGGACTCCGAACATCAGGTGGCGCGATTGGAGTAGGACGTGCAACGAGAGAATCGGTGGTTACGTCGTTCTTAATGGTGATTTTCACAGGTTATATGATCACAGCCATTCTTTATAGAGATTGA
- a CDS encoding RsmE family RNA methyltransferase, whose protein sequence is MNLLVCKEEWRLENSNRFLIQDPNKIKHITTILKKESGSYLRAGLIDQSLGSFKILESSHQEILGTYRPILSPLPRIPEVHVLLAINRPPTVRKILQLAGTWGVRSITFFLTQNSRKDYLTSPVWNPPEMESELIEGMEQGKNIFLPSIRLDFNRKPNEILEQTLQEKKFEFRFLLDRKGDSVSKYIKDGIVNTQIRKEKLIRILVAIGPESGFVRSEIEFWKQNDFCRVNLSKQVLRTETATAFLLSRLEEKSLYF, encoded by the coding sequence TTGAACCTGCTCGTTTGTAAAGAAGAATGGAGGTTAGAAAACTCAAATCGTTTTTTGATCCAAGACCCGAACAAAATAAAACATATAACTACGATTTTGAAAAAAGAATCCGGTTCCTATTTAAGGGCTGGTTTGATCGATCAAAGTTTGGGAAGTTTTAAAATTTTAGAATCGAGTCATCAGGAAATTCTCGGAACGTATCGCCCTATCCTTTCTCCCCTTCCTCGTATTCCGGAAGTTCACGTTTTACTCGCGATCAATCGTCCTCCCACAGTCCGAAAAATTCTTCAACTCGCGGGAACTTGGGGGGTCCGATCCATCACATTTTTTCTTACCCAAAATTCAAGAAAGGACTACCTTACATCCCCCGTTTGGAATCCACCGGAGATGGAATCTGAACTGATCGAAGGAATGGAACAGGGAAAAAATATCTTTCTTCCTAGTATACGCTTGGATTTCAATCGCAAGCCGAATGAAATTCTCGAACAAACCCTTCAGGAAAAAAAATTTGAGTTTCGATTTTTACTCGATCGTAAAGGCGACTCCGTCTCAAAATACATCAAGGACGGAATTGTAAATACTCAAATCCGAAAAGAAAAACTGATTCGCATTTTAGTCGCGATCGGCCCCGAAAGTGGATTTGTTCGGAGCGAAATCGAGTTCTGGAAACAAAATGATTTTTGCCGAGTCAATCTTTCCAAACAGGTTTTGAGAACCGAAACGGCAACCGCGTTTCTTCTCTCAAGACTCGAAGAAAAAAGCCTATACTTTTAA
- a CDS encoding DUF2157 domain-containing protein, whose translation MRLEHKLKKWVEAGLIRSEQSDSILRFEESKKTSYLYYSFIILGVVVIGIGIIAIIAANWEEISDLFKLGAGLGVMSLVAGLAFWKRENPNLLTVFIVLNAILILAMIGLVSQVYHRGGEYYEAATLWCILNFLFLIATDSKTLIHLWIIGFQVAITGWILDQRSGWNMFSYWNHYFYFSTIGFFTIWIGTERFFLESRKGSYFLWAVLFLIAGTSFLGFRGVEYQYDSSPEDLKLIYPMIGFPWLQTLIRLLVFLPGAFLLLSGNQFTKMQKKSLGISFLVFFALYVSGLFLYKVQPSTDRIVGYHFVSLIPACFFVIFWLGIASAFRSHRRIFDLAVAMIGIRFLYFYFDLFGTLTYTGFGLIISGLLIIGFTIGYLKFKGKMRNLLGEQE comes from the coding sequence ATGCGTCTGGAACATAAATTAAAAAAGTGGGTGGAAGCGGGACTGATCCGTTCCGAGCAGTCCGATTCCATTTTACGGTTTGAAGAAAGCAAAAAGACTTCCTACTTATATTACTCATTTATCATATTGGGTGTGGTCGTTATCGGGATCGGAATCATTGCGATCATAGCTGCCAACTGGGAAGAAATCTCAGATCTTTTCAAATTAGGCGCTGGTCTCGGTGTGATGTCTTTGGTCGCGGGACTTGCGTTTTGGAAACGGGAGAATCCGAATCTTCTGACGGTCTTTATCGTATTGAACGCAATTTTGATTTTGGCGATGATCGGACTCGTATCCCAGGTATATCATCGGGGAGGTGAATATTATGAAGCTGCCACTCTCTGGTGTATCCTTAATTTTTTATTCCTAATCGCAACGGATTCAAAAACACTGATTCATCTTTGGATCATCGGATTTCAGGTTGCGATTACCGGTTGGATTTTGGATCAGCGATCCGGTTGGAACATGTTTTCTTATTGGAATCACTATTTTTATTTTTCCACGATCGGCTTTTTTACGATTTGGATTGGAACTGAAAGATTTTTCCTTGAATCTCGAAAGGGTTCTTACTTTTTGTGGGCTGTGTTATTTTTGATTGCAGGAACTTCCTTTTTAGGTTTTCGAGGGGTGGAATATCAGTATGATTCCAGTCCGGAAGATCTGAAATTGATTTATCCTATGATCGGATTTCCCTGGCTGCAGACCTTAATCCGACTTCTTGTATTTCTTCCCGGCGCCTTTCTATTATTGAGCGGAAATCAGTTTACAAAGATGCAAAAGAAGTCGCTTGGGATTAGCTTTCTTGTATTTTTTGCACTCTACGTTTCCGGTCTCTTTTTATATAAGGTTCAACCTTCGACTGATAGGATTGTGGGATATCATTTTGTTTCCTTGATCCCGGCGTGCTTCTTTGTCATTTTTTGGTTGGGAATCGCCTCCGCGTTTCGCTCTCATAGAAGGATCTTCGATCTTGCGGTTGCGATGATCGGGATTCGGTTTCTGTATTTTTACTTTGATTTGTTCGGAACTCTGACCTATACCGGTTTCGGTTTGATCATTTCGGGACTTCTGATCATCGGGTTTACGATCGGATATTTGAAATTTAAGGGAAAGATGAGAAATCTTTTGGGAGAACAAGAATGA
- the metW gene encoding methionine biosynthesis protein MetW → MTPLEKKTSIDLALRERPDFAYILKLIPSGSRVLDLGCGNGTLLYLLKEKGIRGQGIEKDEDCIVECIQRGVYVHHGDIDEGLEHHQDKRFDFIVLNQTIQETRNPGEILRESLRIGKKVIVVFPNFGHWNVRWKILSTGKTPVTDLFPYRWFNTPNLHFLSVLDFIEFCAIQKFKIEDKAYFRDQSKVKFGPNFFSKLALFVIS, encoded by the coding sequence ATGACTCCTTTGGAAAAGAAAACGTCGATTGATTTAGCACTCAGAGAAAGACCGGACTTCGCATACATTCTCAAATTGATTCCCTCCGGATCTAGGGTCTTGGACTTGGGTTGCGGAAACGGAACGTTACTCTATCTTCTGAAGGAAAAAGGAATCCGAGGACAGGGAATCGAAAAAGACGAAGACTGTATTGTGGAATGTATCCAGCGCGGAGTTTATGTTCACCACGGGGATATCGACGAGGGTTTGGAACACCATCAGGACAAACGGTTTGATTTCATAGTTCTCAACCAGACGATTCAGGAAACCAGAAATCCGGGAGAAATCTTAAGAGAATCCCTTCGTATCGGTAAAAAAGTCATTGTAGTATTTCCAAATTTCGGTCATTGGAATGTTCGATGGAAGATCCTGAGCACCGGCAAAACTCCGGTGACCGACTTATTTCCTTATAGATGGTTCAATACACCCAACCTACATTTCTTATCCGTTTTGGATTTTATAGAATTCTGCGCTATCCAGAAATTCAAGATCGAAGACAAAGCCTATTTTCGAGATCAAAGCAAGGTCAAATTTGGACCCAACTTTTTTTCCAAACTTGCACTTTTTGTAATATCCTAA
- a CDS encoding ABC transporter ATP-binding protein, translating into MEKFAIELKNVHKAFGKRQILTGMDLHVKKGETLVILGPSGTGKSVTLKHITGLLEPDAGDCYIFGESISRVGLKVKKKLRARMGVLFQSGALINWLTVFDNVALPLREHKLASEEKIKEIVMEKLKLVDMVIAKDNFPNDISGGMKKRAGIARAITTNPEIILYDEPTSGLDPVMSNVINELVLKIQKETGAAQVVVTHDMSSAYRIADRISFVYKGKVVFTGTPEEIQKSNNELIQQFIHGKTKGPMILETK; encoded by the coding sequence ATGGAAAAATTTGCGATCGAACTCAAAAACGTTCATAAGGCATTCGGGAAAAGACAAATTCTTACGGGAATGGATCTCCATGTAAAGAAGGGCGAAACTCTCGTCATCTTAGGTCCGTCAGGCACCGGAAAATCGGTCACCCTGAAGCACATTACCGGGCTTTTAGAACCGGACGCGGGGGATTGTTATATTTTTGGAGAAAGTATTTCCAGAGTCGGACTCAAAGTAAAAAAGAAACTGAGAGCAAGAATGGGTGTTTTATTTCAATCAGGGGCATTGATCAACTGGTTGACCGTATTTGACAACGTCGCGCTTCCTCTTAGGGAACACAAACTCGCTTCCGAAGAAAAAATAAAAGAAATCGTAATGGAAAAACTCAAACTTGTGGATATGGTGATAGCCAAGGATAATTTTCCGAACGATATTTCCGGCGGTATGAAAAAACGAGCCGGAATCGCGAGGGCGATCACTACCAATCCGGAAATTATACTTTATGACGAACCCACTTCCGGATTGGATCCAGTGATGTCTAACGTAATCAACGAACTCGTTCTCAAAATTCAGAAGGAAACGGGAGCCGCGCAAGTGGTGGTCACACACGATATGTCGAGCGCATATCGGATCGCAGATAGAATCAGTTTTGTCTATAAGGGGAAAGTCGTGTTTACGGGAACGCCGGAAGAGATCCAAAAATCGAATAACGAACTCATTCAACAATTCATACACGGAAAGACAAAAGGTCCGATGATATTGGAAACAAAATGA